The Hordeum vulgare subsp. vulgare chromosome 7H, MorexV3_pseudomolecules_assembly, whole genome shotgun sequence DNA window TTTTCCGCAAAACCGAGACAAAGTGGGAGGGGGGCTTTGTGGGCGTCTAGACCGCTACCATGTTCGCATCTCAATGTCTTGACCCACCCAAAACAACCACCCCACTTCTCCTGTGCTTTCCATCCAACACTCGCGGGCACTTCCCGTGATGCATTCATGCCGGCCCAGAGCATCTAGCGACCAACATTGATGCCAACAAGCGACGCGATCGGACGTGAAAGCGACGCTGACGAACATGCCCTCCCGGGCGTCCCCGCTTCAATGTGGGCGTCGTGTCCCGAGAAACCAACTCTGGCCGTTTGCGTCGTTATGAAGCGGTCTGATCATGCAACAGGAGGTGAAGCGGCTCCTCCACGAGAGACAAGCAGCCGCCGGACAAGGCTGCAGCACCCTTCCACTGTTGgagggacgatgatgatgacaacgatggcgGTGCGGAAGGACAGGGCGGCCATGCATGTTGGATGGTCGTCTGGTATAGGCCtttagattttttttctagattttaaTCAAACGGTCGAAATATCAACATTTTTATGTACATTAAGTGCAAATTTTAATTAAAAACATCGTGTTCGCATGAGTTTTGTATCGTTGGTTTAAATGCAATTTCAATTACATGCGACACTGTTGAATGGTCGGCTTCCGTATCTGTGTCCATGGAATGCCTCTTCCCACTCCGCCCACCCCCCTCACGGTCCGCGGACGGATGCGAGAGTAAATTTATAGATCAACATGGAAGATGCCCTAGCCATACAATTTTTTTGATATCCACTTAGTACTCTAGCCACGAAGGAAAAATAGCAAACCAATTAACTGGAAGCATCCCCAATGGCCCTTTCTACGAGAATCTTTATATTGCTTCAATGTTTTGCATCGGACCCAAAAAAATATGCTCTCCGCACGCCATCTCTTTGATTTGGTGTGTATTTCCAACTTTGTGGTCGAAATGTAGTGCCTCGCTCCAAGAATTCCTTACCTTGAAATAAAACATGAAGATGAACtgaattatttgcttcaagttctTCATCTTGATTTTCATATTGTTGTTACGATTCAAGATGCAGAGGTAAGGGTTCTGATGTTGGATGATCTTGGGTTCTGATGTTGGATGATCTTCTGCTGTTGCCTATGTCTTTTGTCTTTTGAAGTGCGACTGAATGTTGCCGCCCGAAACCATGGTCATTTGGCCAGTCCAATATCCATTTTAGTCCCAATTGAAGCAACCGGTAGCAACTACTCAGCAGAACAAATATGTGGCGCAAGCAACAAGAAATCACCAATTAGATCAAATGAATAGGCATACTACTACCTTGTTAAATTACTAGTCGAACTCATAGAGGGAAACAACAATAAATTCCAAATTTTGCTGCCCCAGTTGACTCAACATTGCCGCACATGGGGATCAAGTAGTTTAAGGTTGCAACTGAGCTGGGCACTTACAAAATTCTGTAGCAAAATTCATAAGGCCTCGTTTGATTaaggggggattggggaggttttgagagggaaggatttcaggggattgggtgaatccctttgtttcacccaatcctctcaaatccccggggctttgcttccactagtACACCGAGGAGGGTTTGAAAGACATGGATatgaagggattgaaggggaacggaggggattgggctaagcaaacccctcctaccaaatgggcgcccGAGGATCTGTGTGGTTTTTGGCCCTCCCGtggattttcctctcaaaacctccccaatcccccttaaccaaacgaggcctaaggGGTGGGGTGGCCGCTGACGACGGGATGGCCAGCTGGCCgttcgacatcaatgacaaccgcCCCATGATGAATAGCCGAAGACGGTGATCTTAGGTGCacccttctcctccctcctctttGCCAGGTTGTTCAACAGCGTGCGGATCAGAGGCAAGTTCCTCCTCGGCGTCGAGGCTATTCGTTGTTAGGTGCATCCTTAATTGACCTCAACGTTTGGAAAAAACATGTGTTGAGAATTAGGAGTGGGGTGGGGTTGCCTAATGGGTTGAATAAAATATCAATGCCAGTTTCCGACTTATCTGATACAAATACATAAGTAAGCATGACCATGTTAAATTTGAAATACAAACATCCCACATCCCATACAAAGTCGAGGTGTCAATATAACTTTTTCATTGTCTCAAAGGATACGACTAGGGAGTGACCTctccacacccccccccccccctatgcAATCTAACTCCCACACCTCGTGTTCCTTCTTTGCCCCTTCCCGAGTATGTCGCCGGTTGTCATGAGGTCACCACTCCTCTCCCTCCATCTCTAACTCTGTTTATCCTTCCCGTCCCGCTCATCCGTCCCACACTCCTCATGCAACTCATCTCATCTCATCGGATGGAGGCTGGTGTTCGGTCCCTAAACCAGAGACtacatttttgaaaaatatacTTTTTAATAACTAATAAATACTCCATGCAAGTAAAATACTGTATCTGAGGAAAACACTAGTACTAACAAGAATTATTTATCCCATTGGTAATGCTTATATGTTATTTGAAACAACCAAGGTCATTAATGGTGGGTTTGCTTTGAGCTCAAGCCAACCCTACCAATTCGATTTAAGGTTTTGGTTTCCCATGTTTTGGCCAGTGTTGCAAGAAAAATTGAAGTAAAGTTGGTTAGAATACATGAGCTTGCCAAAATATTGGTAACCATCCAAGCAAAGGCCAAGATTTTGGCCATGACGAaaataaaaatagtattgattgttTTGGttatcattcaagcatacacCAAGCCAATAATTGGTTACAGATTGTTCCTTAAAAATACGCACTAAATTGGTTGTGCAGAATTGTTACATACTCCTAGATCGCTACATATGGTTCTTGTAAAGAAAGGAAATTACAATGTGTCTGCTCTATTCTGGAAGAAACTAAATCATTTATTCAATCACAAAGATCCGACCTTGCCTGGCAAGATGAGTTCTCATTTCCAGGCATTGGGCGTGATCTTTGGTGGCCTCCAGGGCTTTCTTAGAGCCTGGAGGTTAAAAATAGGTGGCACACATGGACACAGCAGCAACTGCACCTGACACTGGAGAAATGCCGCCGGACAGTACACCGAGTCATCAGGACGTCGATCGAGGATCATTCCCGGCGGCGAAAGGGCCCGGCGAAGTACAAGATCATTCCAGATCGATCAACCTTGCAGCCGAGCAGAATGGGAAGAAGACCAACGGCCAGAGCTAGCCAGGTCTGCCTCCTAGAGTTTATTGCTACGTACCTCATCAGTGGTCGAAGAGCTTGACCGGCCCCAACACCGCGACGGCGGGGCAGGCTGAAGAATCTGCGACGGGAACGACGACAGGACGGCCAGCTTGCCCAGCCTGCCGCGTGAACCAACCCGGAGAAGCCATGCAGCTCCACCGAGGAAAAAGTGTAACCCAGATATTACTACATAGCAGTTACTACAGTAGGAGTTGCCAAACGTACGGAATGGGAAGAGTTCGATCCTAGTGAGGATCGGAGCTACATGATGGCGCACGCCGCGTTGGGGTTGTCGTCGGAGAAGGCCCCGGTGTACCTAGTCTCGGTGGACGTGGCGCGCGCGAGCGGCGCGGCGTCGGGGTTGGCCATGACGTCGCGCACGTAGCCGGCGGGCGCCCTCTTGTCGTAGGCGCCGGGCGCGTAGGGGTGCGCGACGACGTCGTAGGGCACGTAGGGCCACGGCTCGACGCGCTTGCCGGTCTTGCGCTCGACGCGGCGCATCACCTTGGCGGCGTCGACGTAGCCGGTGACGGTCACCCTGTTCTCCCTGGGGACGACGTCGATGCCGGTGACGCCGTCCATCCCCTCCAGCGTCTTGCGGATCTTGCTCTCGCAGCCCTCGCAGTCGATCCGGACCTTCATCTCCACCGTCTCCAGCTGCCGCCCCTTCTGCAGGTGGCCGCGGGTCAGGGGAGCCGGCCACGCTCGGCACAGCCCCGACAGGGCTTCTAGGAAGCCCATCGACCGACCGACCGACCACTCGACCAAGCTCTGGCAATGGAGGAGCCGCGCGAGCGGAGAAGGAAGAGGGTGTACAGTGTTGTGGTGCTCCTGGGGTCCTCCATGGATGGATGGAGCGAGGGTTTATATACGGCCGAACGTGCGACCAAGACTGGATCGATGGAAGCGCGACCAGGAGCCACCTGTTCCCTAGGAGCAAGACGTGAGAGGCGATCGAGGTGCTTGGCCCGGGGTTGGGCTCAGGGGGTCACACGTACGTCGACAAGCCTGTCTCGCTGTCGCGTGACGGAGCCGCGCCCACGCTCACGTCGTCGTCGTCCCATATATTACTTCGGGACCAGAGTGGCCAGCAGCCCGGCGGAAGGCTCACAGGCTGCAGCTTTCTTCGGATCTCTGCGCCCGCCCGTTGCGTAGTGCCGACTAgctgtcgccgtcgccgtcgcgagtccacaaaggagaagaaggaccacACGTCGGCAAACaatattcttcttcttttccctTTTATGGCAATAAATATCTCCTCTTTCACGGGAGGTTTCTGGCCTACGGTTTGGCTTCCCGCCGTAAGCGCTTGACGAGTAGAATCACACGCTTAGCGCGTGGAATGACACGCTTAGCTAGCGTGTATAATGGAGACACCGTACATATTTCTCTCTTTAAGTCCCAGTCGAGTTGGAAAAGTGCACTGTTCCTTTTCTCCCTTTTGAGGGAAGAAAAACTCACTTTTCAGTGAGCTGAAGTCTACCttaaataacagaaagtaaataTGAATAAAGAGGTTGCTGGGCGTAGAACTTTGATTTTCCAATGTACAATTGATTTATTGATGGATGTGTCTAAAACCAAGAACCTAATTCATTGTGCGAAAGTGTGTGGACAAAtgccttagagcaagtacaacaGTATAGTCAgttgctggctataagccattgtcatgtcatctatagcctatcttatagccaacatgtacaatagttcattgtAAAAGTAtactatttttttattatatggtccatctttcatattcagaaaggcctaggaacacgtgctagagctgacacTTAgttaagagcccgcttaccttctctcccctcttctctttcctctaactaaataaaaatatattagtttatttctTATAGTCAGCTAATCCAGCTTTATTGTATTTGTTCTTACAACTCGACATGTTATGCACCGCGCGATCGACGCCACAACGTTGTGCGCGCTCACGAGATGTGAGCTGATGCCAGACGGCCAGAGGCGTCAAGTGTATCGTGATGAGCTCTCTCCGTGTCATAGTCATATTCAACCACGAATACTGAGAAGTTTTCCTTCACATTGTACTTATACGTTTTTGGGTCTCTAGACGACACCTTGAGACCACATCAGTATGATGTTTCGCTAACCATACTTCTACACGCGGACGCATTCCAACATATCACACGTCGCATTTCTGAAATAGACTAGTCAGTATCCTTCTACATCACGTCAACATGGACGGACCAAAATACAGCTCAGTGGGGACCAGGCTCCCACATAAATTTGTAAATTTCTAGAGAATTAGCTCATATCCTCATAGAAAACTATTTAGGGCTCCTTTGCTTCAAAGGAGCTTCAGAGGATTTTTAGAGGGTTAGAatccttatgatttttttctatattGGTAGTTTGATTCACATGATTATATTTTATAGAAAAAAATCTGGATCCACCCTTGATCACGAATATCATGTCTATCCGTATTTTCTTTGATTCCCTTCTATCACCGGCGGCGAGAGATTAGCTTGTCAACCCTCAAAAATGAATGATTTTGATTTTGGATTCAATCTTTATGATTATCGCGACTTGTTTGCCTTTGATCCTACCTTGTGTAAGTTAGTGGCATCCAAGTATGCAAGTAAAAATTCATAGATTTTTAAGCAATATTGTAAATGTAATTTCATAGAATTTTATAATAAGTCTAGCACCgcactcaatcattgtggtgccgCAAACTACTAATTACACTTTAAGCCGCAACTTTACATGGTACACCTTGATTATCATTTTTTCTCACGGTTCTAGCTAAGATGCTGAATACCTCAAAATCATGTGGCAGTACAACAAACATGTCCGTGAATTCTAACTACGTACGAATTTTTATTGATAAATAACATATGTCGTGATCTAAGAAAAGATATGCTCCCAAAATGAGTATTTTACACAGTAAAAAAGTATTTCTAATAGCACTGTTCTTTATCACAATATATGTCCTTCATGAAAATTGGAATGTGACATGTTCGTTGTCAAAGGTCTTAAGATCTATTCTCTAAACATTTATTATTCATACGAGAACATATGAGCTTGGGATTAAAAACACTGCCTTGGAAGATAGAAGTTTACTTTTTCTTACGTAAAGATTGGTTATACACGTAAATATATTAAGTTGGGTGTATCTATAGCTCAGTGAACAGAGAATTACCTTTTTTAAATAAATGTTTTCCTTATACACGTGTTTGAAAGTAAAATATATATTTCATTCTCATAGTTCAAAAGTCGTGAAATCTTGTAAGAATCTCAGCATATGAACAATTTAACACAACTAGAGAAATATACGAGAACACTACTTCCTGATCGATGTACACATATTTTATTTTGCCTCTATAGACAAAATCGACAACACAAGTTGTCTTATTTAGCATTTGCACATGACATCAACAACGAGCAAAATGATGCCTTCCTAACCATGCTTTTGCGAGCCCCAAGGCATCACACATGACATTTCACAAAATAGACCTATCAATATTCCTTTTCGTATTGTCAATCAATCACTTTTGTCTGTTGCTgttgtctccctctccttctagtATATTGTCGACTACGCTTCCATCCTCTGGCGCCCCCTATGGCACCATCATTGGAAGTTAGAGATTTGCTCAAGAACCCTAATGCTTACAAGATATATCTGGATTTGAAATCAATATTAAGGGACATTCTACTCTGCTGCATTTTCACTCCTTCCTCATTCATTCTATTGTCATCCAAGTGATGGATCTATCTATTTGACGGTAACTCACAAAAATCTTTCCAGTGGCGGTAACCGCCGAATCACCCCCAGTGGTCACTTTTTGACAACAAAAAGGTTGATGGAATGTCGACAACAACATAAAGCTATCAGAAAGTGAGTTGTTTGGACATGCAATTTTACAAAAATTGGTAGATTTGTTTTCCAGAAAATTTGGGCGGAAGTTGGGACAAGCTTTCAACAACTTTAGTTAGAATTTCAGAAAAGAATCATTGAACATCCAAAAAATGCATCGAACTTTCTAATTAAATGTTGAAATAAAATGTAGTATCAACAAATACTAGACTTCTATATCGTCTTTGAAATGTCCAAAATTAAGGGGACAAACTTTATTAAAAAGGTACATCAAAACGAACTTCCAAAGAAAATATACCCACTTTTAGAATTTGTGTATTTTTTCAAGATTCTCCAAACATTTTCAAACTCATAGCAAAATATAATCACTCATGTTGCAACACGTACTTGGTCGCTGCCTTCACATAATCGCATAGGACTGTCGTGACGGACGGGCCCAAGATAGTGAAGGAGACGGGAGGCAACAAGGGAGGATGAGGGTAAGATAACAATAAGTGAAAGAGGTGTCGTGGATGGTCAAGAGTAGGAGACAGTGAGACGGGAGACATCGGCAGCTAGTTGCCTTGGTCCTCCGTCCCGTGGTTCAGTCGTGAACTCGTAGGGCAACTCCATTTCGCTCAAGGGTGATCCAGAGGCATAAAGATTTTCCTAGGTGCTAGGAAAGACATGTATTTTTCTTATGGAAGATGAGGAGAAGGGACGAAGGGAGATGGAAGCTAATTCGTGCTAGGGAAAACATGTATTTTTTTGCCTGAGCATGTATACACCATCATGAACACTAAAATTCTGACATATTTTCTGGCTACACACATTGTTCTATGTACATGCCAACTTTCGTAAAGAATAAACATACATAATGTTTGGGACAAATGCTTCAAAATGACTAtttttaaagcattttgaggcatTGTTTTTGTTTTCAAACTACCATGAATGTCATATTTAAGCTCCATGGAtctttaaaaaataataataataaaatgtttCAAAAATTCTGGAAAACATCCACGGTATCATTCGGATGTATATTTCATATGTGCAAATTTTATGACCAAATATCTCGGCATGCGAGCTACACAGAAAAGACAAATTGATGATTTTGAAAATAGTGAACGCTGTGCGTGCATTTTTCACTATATTAAACCAATGTTTTTTTTAACTTTTTGTGTAGCTCGTGATTCACTATATTGTCTCTAGGGCTAAAAAAAAGCTCGAAGCTCACGAGCTAAACGAGTAGCTCGAGCGGTTCTAATGGACTCGAACTCGAAAAATAACGAGTCGAGCCGAGCTTTATTGTAAGATCGTTTATACACCAAATTAAACGAGTCGAGTTCACGAGTACTCGTGTAACTCATTAGGTTCGGTATAAACATCAACCATCTAGCACCATTATGCATCATAGGCTAGTCGCATGGGCACAACATTGAGCCCATCCGCAAGACACTAGGCTGAGCTGTCAAGGAGATGCATGTCAAGATTACTTGCCTTACATCCGTGGCGAAATAGCGAGATACCAATCTGGCGAAATAGTGAGATACCAATCTTCCgattcccctttaaccctcttgtcTCATATGTTTCTGAATCATGAGTTCGTGAGGTCAGCAATGCCGCGTAAACACATCGCTCGGGTCATGTACATGTTTTTAGTTTTTGTTCATTATTGTGGTCATGTACAAGTTACTGACTTGTTGATTGTTGTGGTCATGTACATGTTCCTGACTTACTATCACTTTGATGGTACTAACCATTGTGAGTTAAGCTACTTACAATTGTTTTTGAACATTGTACATGTTTAATATGTATATGTTATATTCCCACTTAATAATTTTGTATCATATTCATAAGATCTTATTTCTATATCTATAAGGAGCTTAACGAGTTAAACGAGCTAACTCGCGAGCTTTAAGAGTCGAGCTAATCTTGAATTTGAACTTGTTATAGTAATGAGTCGAGTTGAGCTATCTCGTCAATGAAATGAGCTCTAGCGAGTTGAGCTGAGCTGGCTCGAATTTCAGCCCTAATTGTCTCATAAAATTGTATCCACATGTAGTATACATCCATATGTCAATGtggatgttttttcagaaattttaaaCTTTCAAATGTGATTTTTGAACATTTCGAAAAAAAGTTTCATTGAGGACCAGAACACTGCAGTCAGCATGGGCGGCCTGTTGGACTTGTCTTCGTAGCAACCTGGGGCTGCTGACACGCATGGCACTCAAGCATTGAGGTACCACTAGTTGGTCGAACAAAAAAACATTGAGGTACCACAAAACAACAACCTACACTTTTGAGCCACAACTTTACAAAGTACGCTATATTATTATTAGGTTCTGTCACGGTTCTTGTTTTTTTTAAAGAATCTGTCACGGTACTGATGTGGACTAGCTTTGCACCTACAGATTCGAAAAGATCTTAGCGTGCGAGACTCTCATTATGGAATGTTCCAGAATTCAATGTGTACGATGAGTTACCGAATTCTTATATATAAGAAGAGTATTTATGGATGTTACATGATGGGCCACCCTAGCTTTTCATTTAGAGATATTTGTAACTTTATACAAACACGAAAACCATACCAGTACAAGATACAAGAAATTGTTAaaagttttgtttttgttttggaaATGGAGGTTAATACCCCGGTCTCTACATCAATTGATACATGCGGTCATGTTTATTAACTATTAAACAAAGTTCATGCAAGAACAGACATCAATCCATACGAAGCCATCACTCAGGATGGGAATGGGTCGGGTCGGCCCGTCGGGTCACTGACCCGACCCAAAAAATCGAGGCCAATGGgttgtgtgttggaaatatgccctagaggcaataataaaatggttattatcatatttccttgttcatgataatcgtctattgttcatgctgtaattgtattaacaggaaacagtaatacatttgtgaataaatagatcacaatgtgtccctagcaagcctctagttggctagctcgttgatcaatagatgatcatggtttcctgatcatgggcattagatgccattgataacgggatcacatcattgggagaatgatgtgatggacaatacccaatcctaagcatagcactagatcatattgttcgcatgctaaagcttttctaatgtcaagtatcttttcctttgaccgtgagattgtgcaactcccggataccgtaggagtgctttgggtgtatcaaacgtcacaacgtaactgggtgactataaaggtgcactacgggtacctctgaaagtgtctgttgggttggtacgaatcgagatcgagatttgtcactccgcgtgacggagaggtatctctgggcccactcgatagaacatcatcatgagctcaatgtgactaaggagttagtcacacgatgacgtgctacggaacgagtaaagagacttaccggtaacgagattgaacaaggtataggtataccaatgatcgaatctcgggcaagttctataccgacagacaaagggacttgtatacgggattgattgaatccttgacatcgtggttcatccgatgagatcatcgtggagcaagtgggagacaccatgggtatccagaccccgctgatggttattggccggagaggtgtctcggtcatgtctgcctgtctcccgaacccgtagggtctacacacttaaggttcgatgacgctagggttatagggaattgttatacgaggttaccgaaagttgttcggagtcccggatgagaccccggacgtcacgaggagctccggaatggtccgtaggtaaagattggtatataggatggatggttttggacatcggaaatgtttcgggcgtcaccggtaatgtaccgggaccaccggaaatggtcccgggggtccaccgggaggggccaccagccccaagaggtagcatgggcaaaaagagggagggcaaccagcccaaagtgggctggtgcacctcccacaaggaggcccaaggcgcaggaggtggagagggggggggaaccctaggcgctggtgggcctaaggcccgcctaggggtgcgccaccccctccccctgccctagccgccacacctcccatctggggggcgggctgccgcaccacctagggtgggaaccctaggggtggcacccccctcccctcctcctatatatagtgggtgttttggggctgtttgatacacagttttccatctccctcggcgcagccctgccccccttcttcctcctctcccacggtgcttggcgaagccctgccgggagacctcgtctctccatcgacaccacgccgtcatgctgccggagatcttccccaacctctccctcctccttgctggatcaaggtgcgggatacatcaccgggctgcacttgtgttgaacgcgaaggtgccgtggttcggcactagatgggaatcacaccgcgatctgaatcgccgcgagtacgactccatcaaccgcgttctagaaacgcttccgctcagcaatct harbors:
- the LOC123410627 gene encoding heavy metal-associated isoprenylated plant protein 27-like; its protein translation is MGFLEALSGLCRAWPAPLTRGHLQKGRQLETVEMKVRIDCEGCESKIRKTLEGMDGVTGIDVVPRENRVTVTGYVDAAKVMRRVERKTGKRVEPWPYVPYDVVAHPYAPGAYDKRAPAGYVRDVMANPDAAPLARATSTETRYTGAFSDDNPNAACAIM